The DNA window AGCATTCAAAAAAGTGTTAAGCTGTGAAACATATATTCTGCGAGTGAGAACAAGAGTGAGAACAGCATGAAGTGTTAACCGTTTTTGTCGTTCGGAACAAGCTAAAGTTACCGTCATCGTTTATATTTGCTAGCATCGATGTTGCATCTGGCACTATATAACACTCGCATCCGGCTTCGATTTAGCGCTGAGATTGTTTTGCTCACTGAACACCCTCACACGCACATGCCCACCCACTCGAACCGCCTGAGTGCTTCGGTTTGAGTCGAAATTGATGTCGCCTCAGTGGTTTTGCTAGCCACTCAGCTTGGTCGCAGCTACTTTCTCGGTGTACGGAATTGTTGCGTCGTTCGAAGTTTGAGTTCTAACGTTCAGCCTTCAACTTTAGAGAGAAggaaataacttttttctaatgttttttcttcctgacgCCGAACTCCATTTATCCCCAAACTTTGTCACAAATTCGGTGCTCTTTGACGTCTGAAATAAACGTGTTTTTATACGGGTCAGCGGTCTTACTAGCGTAGTTTTTGCTGCAACGAGCGCTTCTCTTTATGAGAGATCTcacttctccttttctcttttatcttttccatagatagttctcatttttcatttttcatttcttctacgGACAGGTAATTCTAACTTATCCCTAACAATTATATCGATAATCACACTATTGCAAACGTAACTAAATACGTTACGCACACGCTGAAGGATGAATTGTCTGGCgctaatcagtccgcttgagTACCGCTGTGTTCAcctcagttcagaatcgtttgaggtttacgaccGCCTAAATAGCCTGTGCAACCTTGCGAGTTGAACCTCTGATCTGTCGTGCAGGaacagcggaacctcctaccgaTCGCGCTACTCCAGCTCTTGACCATACACTTATACTTACATGTATATTTTGAACTACATATGCTATCTGGGTCCTACTAGGCTTTTTCTCAATAAGTTTCGGACTCACTTAGAATTACTTTTAGAATAAATTCGAAGGTACTTCAGTCATGGTTATAATTGTAATTTTGGGCATGCAAGAATTTCTACTTGCAAACGAGCGGAGCAAAGTGTAAGAAATGACTAGATCCTAAAGTTGTTCCACTTTTCAACATTTGCTACATTATCGATAGtagggatggtagattatggagaggaaggtgattccgtccatttcttcctaattgccgtaaaaaacggcccggaagatgcggcgccgcacaagcctggcgcgctccagttgaactccTTGTCGAAAATAGTtcaccagaacgcccgaagcggtatcttccgggccgtttttacggcaattagggagaaatggacgccgtatacgaatactccaccggaaatccgcaccacctcagattcgtagagtgatgcctttaagttttgGGTTTTTTGAACCTACGATTCCTATTAATTTACAACTACTGTGACCTATACGCGGAAGATACGTCAACTTCACTGGGTCACGAGTGCAGGTGTAGCCTCATTGAGTTTGGGAAAAATGacgagaaaaaggaaggataTGGTGCGTGTGCCGCGTTCTTCAAAGTTTTCGTGTGCTGTGAGGTGGTGCTGAAAATTCTAGCTATCATACAAAGTAATAGAACTTTCCTAAATGCTGCCTGAAATCCACCGGATTCATCAAATGCATATaagataggagaaaaaaagaatatttcgtACAAGAAGCGTCTTCTTGAATTTGGGTTCTGCAAATAGCCTCAGTCTTTTGTCTTGCTTCCCACCTTAGAGCAGAATCGTATCCTCATCCATATATCGACATTCTCGAATTGTTTCCGTGGAAACTTGTCTGAGAACTAGCACTACCTCAATTGTTCTTGAAAACCAGATTTTTATTCCAGCTTGCTCACGAGTTTGCACATAATCTCCCTCGAACATCTTCTATCGTGACATTTCTAGGGTTAATTCAGCATAGTCGAGGCGTAAACGcgcaaaataaatttaaaaaatattcggaAAAGGAAATCTCGATGTTTCCTAGCATTCTCGAAAAATGTCAAACATCCACAGTCAACCTTACGTATTTGCCTAGCAGTAGCTATTTTCTCCTGCTATAAGGGAAACATTCACCTAGAAAAGCAAATCCACTGGGTCCTCGATTAGTGAGCAATGGTTTTGCCCTCCATTATCCCAGTAACATTTCTGTTTCCAACATTCGAAACTTAACTGTCCCAGGTTTTTTTCGGTGCAATGGCGGCCAATTCTAAACGCAATCGCCGAAACGCCCTCGAATTCCGAACACGCATTGAATGCGCACAAAAGCAGCAGCTGCTGAATGTCCCTGCTGAGCGATGGCTGattgaaatttcaaagcaaaatATTACTGGTCGGTTGCAGCTGGCCGACATGGCATGTGGCGCAATCAAATTCGCTTGGTAACCCGAATCCGGAGAAGTTGACGTGACGTCAATTAGTCGAACAGAATGTGACGGGACTCTAATTGGACGTTCAGCTGTCTGACATTTATGAAGCGACGACGACTAGTTCAACGGATACAAGTTATGCTCATAACATTTCTTTCACTAGCGGGGCAatcgtttcttttgtttttcttctgttgacAGGCATATGTCACTCTGACATGAAGCGGATTCAAATTGGTTTCGTACGAGGAGTTAGGTTTAATTCCGGTTTTTCACAGTGATGTACAGTAGGTCATTCTATAAATTGATAGCCAAAAGTTTAACTTAGGAGCTGGAAGAATTAGGATTTCATATGTTCTTTCATTTTAGTTTGAGCTCAGAGATTCACCTACTGTTGAGTTGCACTCTTCTGCTATGTGCACCTTCTCGACTTAGTTGTAAACTCCACCTTCCTTAGCAGCATTTTCGAACGTTCACTACTTCAGCATTACCGGCTGATATTGCTAGTGTCACCAGCTGACCTTTTCACCCgtgttttttcgttctttcatAGAAATAGATGATTGCCATCGATTTTGccatcatttttgttttttgaagtgcATTGCTGAATgcacttcaaaaaacaaaaacgatggCAAAATGGTGAATTCGTTCCCACTCTCCTCctcgttcattcattcccTACTTTcatttctcgcttttttttcagattggtTCATCACGCGGCATTACCACGATGTCCTGCAAAGTGCATTGCTGCTTTTCACAAACTTACATTTGTAATAATATTCGCATAAATTACGTGATGAGAATATCGTTTCGCTAGCAGATGTGGTGAGCAAAACGTGCCTCGATTTAATGCCATGGCGAGCATCTTATTTCGTCCCACTCAACTCTGATTCGACAATGACAAAGTTCTATGTTTTTTCATATCTTGTCTGTTCGGCGAAGTTACACAACCAACGTTTGCGACTCATGCATTTctagttattttcttctccactGAAAAGATAGTGTTCGCCAAAAATTTGCCACCGATTGAGCACGAATGATAGTTTTTCCCTTGTTTTCTACCTGCCTCAAATGCGATGCGATCTTCTTTTATCAGaaactaaagaaaatatttaaatgtaGTTGCTGCAAAGTGGTAATATCAAGGAAGTCGCTTGAAACTAGCTTTGCCCCATAGACACGATTTGAATTCAAAATGCTACTACCAACATTTGGAATTTCCTTAAACTTCGGGACAGCGAAACTTAGCAGAAAGAAACTGGTAGGCGGATGGAAAAGCCACAACAGTAAACGTTTACACAGTGTCGCCACTCTCATCGGCAGCGTATTCTTCGGAATCtttcgaaatgaaatgaattttgcaaaaactgAATTTCGGCAAATTTCTATTAACGCTGATTTCTCTATATCCCAGTCTCTACGTCACTAAGATATTTCAGAAGTTTCgagacaattttttaaaatcaggaTGTCCTTCCTAGACTTTCCAATTCATTTAAATCTTCAATTCAAACTGGAGAATTcgaattttgctgtttttttaaattgcttAATCTCCTTTTTGATTCACCGGTTACTGGCTTTTTTCGGATGTTCGCACCtcaataatttaatttgcGCTATGATCGCCCAATACTTGCAGCTTTATGGATCTCTTCGTGACAATTTCTTTTGCCTATTTCTGACTTTAAAATTGGAAGGAAACATTTTATTCTAGCAGTAAACGAGATAGGGCTGGAGGGCCAACTTCTGACCCACCAGTTGCGTCAAGAAAAGCTTTTAAGAGTTTAACTAGCTGGCGGTGACAGTTCAGCACTTCATAAAACTCTGGCACCGAACGATAGGTGAACGTATAAGCTTCATCCTTAATTTGGGAATCCGAAGAGAAAACCGAGAATCTGCAGAATGGTGTGATTGACTCTGATCCTTGCGCATTATTGTGAAcgttccattaaaaaaatgactgtCCTAATTTTCCTCACTTCTTCTGCTGTTTGGGGAGATTTTGGCAGataatcctttaaaaaaactctcaGCGTCACAGAAATCGACTTTTGTATAGAATGTTGCGATGCCTTCTTCGAACGTGCAAAATTCTGTACTATGAGCTTCCATTTGAATAATGATATGCTCTTTTTGTTTCCCAGTCGGGGGAGGCTTTCTGTGTGGTACATGAAGCAAGATGTTTATCTGACTCCTATAAAACATCCGCAGTTTATGCACGTTATGCACGGATGTATCATTCTTTCCCGGCACAGTTTACACAtcttttcgcactttttctaACGCAGCGCAGAACGAACGCGCAGCACTTTGTCGCGCCCCATATCTTCGTCCCGCAGCTCGTCGCCCTCGTCGTCTATTATGTCAacaatgtatgtatgtaaagCTACGATTTGGGGCATTCATGCAcatttgtttgtgtttgtatGTATGTCACTATATTTGCATCGTATATGAGACACAATGACCTGAAAAGCGACAGAGAAAATCGGCCCGCATGAAGGGAGagggagttttttcttctgaatttcaaGTCACAGATTTCATCCATCCGCTCCATTTCTTCATGGGGAACTAGGACTTCTAATCGCATATGGCCTTGTACTGATACTACCGTGTTCTCATGTAATCACATATTTTATACTTGAGAAATTCACACTAGACGTGGATTTGAAAATGTCATAGATCGCTGTGGAATCACGGCGATGAATCGCTGGGAATTGAAGCAATTCTTCTTCCATTAAGTCACCAAAGCATGAATAACTACGGAAGAATATTAGCATTTCAATGTGAGTGCCAactttattgtattttattgcaaaaaataatcattCAGGATGATTCATATTTGTATCTCTCTGTATTATCGCTAGAGATATCTTGGGTAGTCGAGTATCGGTTATGAATTCTTGGGAACTAAACTGGATAGCTACATGATACTCTGATTTCTAGTTCTTCTCTGCTCCTTTAATTCTTCTGAGACGAGAAATAGATATTACTGTGAAAGTTGCTCCGAGTTCGTTACAAATTTTCGGGTCTAATCAAACTAATTTCCGCTCTCTTTTCATATGTTTCCAGTGTTTGCTATGTCATTTTTATCTACCGAATTTTTTCACTCTAGTTTCGCACCCGAgtcatttttttactcttttgaatggagtttttattctttttaaaagaacgTATGTGGGCTTGCCTATATGAGGTAcacctttattattattgtggCTAATCCACTAAAATTGTCTTACACAACGAAGAAACTCAATGAGTTTCATataagaatggaaaaaatgaattttttccgaaaagaaaGCATGGAGTTTTATTAGGAGCTGGAAATATCTACACGTGCACCCGAAATAGAGTTTCTCGGAAGAATCAAAagtctttctatttttttctcgcacaCGAATTTCCGATGGAAACCAGCTGACTTTGAAGgcggagttttcctttttcttttgcaaatggCCCCACACAGACAAACATGGTGATTTATTTAACCTGAATTCTCCATGTGGAATGCATTCTTTCCGCATGTCTGTATAAATTTCCGTGTCATTTGTGCTTTTCTCGCTAACCACTGAGGACAGCCCACTTGCAGGTGCAAACATTCTAGGTCACACAGTACGGTAAACGGTGCGTGAGGAGACTAGCTGTCGAACCAGACGCGTCCGATGTGTGTTGTCAGTTGCCGGGCCGCGCGACGACTTACTAGGGTTTCCGCGGGGCATTTACAGGACTAGTCCTTCCGCGTCCAGGCTGCTCAACGCGCTCCGTGTCAGGTTCTTAGAGCCTATTTGATCTGTTTTTCCAGGCGCTTATGCGATCGCACGCTTTCTGAGCCCTGCGACCACTTCGCGATTCACTTACTCTCActcacttcattttcattctcagTCTAtctgttcttctttcttgtttccttccttttttactCGAAAGATAAGTAAAGAGATAAGTGAAAAAGATAAGTGATTTCCAGGCAGATCATTtcactctctttcttttccacgATCACGGATTTCGGAATTCTCGGGAAAAGCTAAagatagggttgtagattgcggatccgacgtggttctgctcatctctcccaaATGTCGttaaaaacgacgtgggaacgGCCTACCTTCTAAGAGGTACTTTAGAACACTCTTCTATGTGTACGTTCCGGTCTCCTTAGCAGCCTAGTCACTAGGttcacttgaatagggtgatgaagagacctcattgattctcTACgactcgctcgtggacgcggtgcgtgcacaaaggtgaaGCGTTGTAGCTGAAATCATCTAAAGCTAAATGCTACGaggattaggaagagatgggcTGAATTACTAAGGATCCGACAATCTGCAACCTCATTTCCATCTTTTCCTTCTGATttcctcatcacgtcagatacgtagtatgctgcctttaatcggaATTCCCCATCGTTTGCTCCCTTATCCTTGACGTATTATtgtcattatcattattgCTTCTTTAACAGGTAATATAGCTTTTTGTGTTGAAaccaatttatcaatttaaaagtttgcttcagcgaaaaaaaaagtggactcCAGTAAGCTAAGTGTAAGTTCTGGTTGTGAATATTTATGTTACTTGTAGGATTGTTTTGCGCTCAGAGAAAGGTATGGAAGTAAATCTAGAAAATTGCGAATCGTTTCTTTAATCTTAGGTTATCT is part of the Necator americanus strain Aroian chromosome V, whole genome shotgun sequence genome and encodes:
- a CDS encoding hypothetical protein (NECATOR_CHRV.G19430.T1) — translated: MAANSKRNRRNALEFRTRIECAQKQQLLNVPAERWLIEISKQNITGRLQLADMACGAIKFACVPNQSSYWNILSGKLRFNMPRFKDSRTWAISYR